Within Triticum dicoccoides isolate Atlit2015 ecotype Zavitan chromosome 1B, WEW_v2.0, whole genome shotgun sequence, the genomic segment gagaggctatggagcaggagtttcatgctctccttcgtaacgagacatggactctcgttcctccaccaccacgggtaaatgttattgactcaaaatgggtattcaaagtgaagaagcattcggatggatctattgagcgttacaaagcgcgacttgttgctcgcggttttcggcagcgtcatggtcttgactatgaggacaccttcagtcctgtcgtcaagcctaccactattcggcttcttctctccattgctgtttctcgtggttggtcacttcgtcaacttgatgtgcagaatgcttttctacatggatttttggaggaagaggtttatatgaaacagccgcctggtttctctgatcctgatcgtcctgactatatctgtcgtctctccaaagcactatatggtttgaagcaagctcctcgtgcctggcatgcccgccttgcctctgcccttcgtgctcatgggtttgtgccgtccactgctgacacttcattatttcttctacagaagccagaagtcactatgtatcttttggtatatgtcgatgatattatccttgtcagctcttcttagtatgctgctgatgctcttgtctgctctcttggtgctgattttgcggtcaaagatcttgggaagcttcactattttcttggagttgaggtcacttctcgtgctactggtcttgtccttacgcagaaaaagtactccttggagttgttacaaagagcgggcatgctgaagtgcaaaccgaccaccacacccatgtcgtctaccgacaagataacagctgttgatggtgagcttttgtctcctgcggatgccacagagtacaggagcattgttggtggacttcagtacttgacgatcacgagaccagatatgtcttatgctgttaacagggtttgtcagtatcttcaggctcccagagatactcattgggctgctgttaaacgcattcttcgttatgttcagttcaccctgacatttggtatgcatattcggccgacttcctctcgggtcctttcggccttctctgatgcagattgggctggtagcccagatgacaggcgatccacggggggttatgcagtattctttggccctaatttgatcgcatggagtgctcggaaacaggctactgtgtcacgtagcagtactgaagctgagtacaaggctgtggctaatgctactgcagaaattatttgggtgcagtctttgcttcaggagttgggtttgtctcaaccacagcctcctattctttggtgtgataacatcggtgctacatacctttctgcaaatccagtatttcatgcccgaacgaaacacattgaagttgactatcactttgtacgggaacgtgtatcacagaagcaaccccagatcaagtttatctcatctaaggatcaacttgcagacatcttcactaagcctttacctctgccacagtttgaggcttgtaggcgcaatcttacccttttcagttctttagaaagtggctaagattgagggagggtgttagactatgtatagtttCTGTATTTATGTACGTatattgtacgtattgtaacacatccattatatataatgagataagccacccctagagggttgtgctggttcccccaaaATTTATTGTCTTACAGACTGGCACAAAAACTATTCTTCAGAGTTTGACGCATTCAGAGCGTCTTGAGCTCCTTTCTTATCCTAGAATTTCAGGTTGAGCGTTTGCCTCAAATTTTCATGCTTTGTGTCTAATACCACTACTTTTTTCTAGGAAAAAAACCGTACATACTGGGTTCCATGAGGTCTTGCGAATCGACGGCGAGGGTGTTAGCCAGGTGCGGCAACCATCGGACATGACGGGCCGGTGCGGTGGCAACGCGGAGGCGAGAGATTGAATTGAGGAGGCGACGGTTGGCAAAGAAGAAGATGATTGAAAAAAAGTACTACGTATAAGCATTTTTAAGCACACAAGAGTTGGGATCATCAATACCTGTTGCCCCTCACGGAGAACCATGCCTCGGCGCACCGCCGGTGCGCCGCCGCGATCtcgcctcggcagccgcagccgaggttTACCAACTGCCCGCTCCCGCTCTCCGCCGGCAGGTCGCCGTCCTCAAGCTGGCAAATTCTGCAGCCGCTCCCGGTTCCAACCTGCCCCTGCCGATCAGCCGTCACCGCCGACCTGTCGATGTCGACCGCAACATGTCCGACGACGCCGCCTTCCACGGTCGGCCCTTCACACGCTCCAGCGCCTCCAGCAGTTGTCACCATGGCCGCCTTCTCATCTCATCTCATGCCATGGTGTCGTTGATGGACCAATATCTAATTAATGACCTACGGAATCTTGGGCTTTGCGGGAAGAAATGAATGATGACGGGAGGGAGCTACTGTAGATTCTTGTTATCGTCTCGGTGTTGCGAATTGGCCGACGCAAGTTGACTTTTTTTTTTCTAACACGGCGCAAGTTGAGCCGAGACAGCGAAAGGTGAGGGCGATGCAATGCAGGGATTCAAAATGGGAAAAAGGGCAATGAGTGCCGGACTTTGCGTACCGGCCAATTCTTTGTTTCTTCAAACAGTAAAGGAATTCAAATAGGGTTGGTCTTTTTTCTTGGATGAAATCGTTGGGGTACACAAATTCAAATAGGGTCTGTTTTTTTTTATACAGTACTCCTtcagttcctaaatatttgtctttgtagatttcaaatggactaccacatacggatgtacataaacatattttagagtgtagattcactcattttgcttcgtatgtagtcacttattgaaatctctagaaagataaatatttaggaacggagggagtatttagtatTGTGGCAGATTATAATATTCCCGGCTGCGTAGTTTTTGACTACTAGATGATGCCCCACACGTTGTTGCGAGAATATTTTGCAATATTTCAATGAAGTTTTGGTTATATGAAACATCAATATTTGAAATAATAGTTTTTGAAAGTATATAAGAATTAAATGTAAATAACATAATAGAATGGAATTTTACATGCAAGCATGATTGCATGTTGAAGTGGTTTTTTATTACGCGTAGTTGCATGCTTGGGTGGGCCTTTTCTTATGCATGTTGAATGATCAGGTGGCAAGCTTGTATTttgagagaaatatgttagtgggggctaactatttagatatagaagatttatCCTTCAGCCTTTTTATAAGTGACAACATATATAAATGACGACAAGTACATTTAGTGAAAGTTATGACTTCGAGGAAGGAGGTTAGAGCTCGCAAGAATAAAAAAAAAACAGGACCAAAAGCACCCTCCACCATGTTATTGGAGAAGAAGACCCTATAAACAGGCGCCCATTAGATCTGCTCGCTACAGAATTTTCGCACTAATCCAGATGATCTGGGTGTTCCGGCCCGTAGGTCGGACCACTCAATACCGTGAGATAGAGCAACTGCAAACCCGGAATGTCAAACCCTCGGGCACTCTAAATAGACATGCACAGAAAATGTCAATACTTTCTTGTACGAACTATGTTCTCAATGATCTAGGACAAATTTGAAAGCTAATAATAATATCTAGGTCCTCACAAAAAGAGCCACCCTACGTTAACAAAGCATGGAGGATGCAAAATATTAACACCTTTGAGCACTCTATGTATGATGTGGTTAAACCATACATCTGGTAGCCCCTCTTTGTCATGTGGTTATCAAAACTTTAGAACTATAATACGGTCTCCCTCCAAGCACCTTGAGACCAGTAACTAGGAAAGTCTAGCGTATGCAACCCTTTTCATTGCTCATCCCACTTGAGGTCGATGGTGTCGTTCATGCTTCTCTCAAGTCATAATCCTTATCTTGatcatgaaaactttgagaagactATCAATTCCGCCCCCCATACTCTAGTGTGGGAAGCCTTCACTTGAACACATTTTCACATGTCCATTATTACTAGATGGATGACAAGCTTCAACCATATAATTCTCCGAGTGCTTATCTTGAACTTGCTCTTTCATATCCCCAAGTGCAAGAGATTACAACAGTCTTCATTGAGAAGTATACAACTCTAATATATATATTCAGCACAGTGGAATAGAAAAGAATACTTCTAAGCTTTAGAGgttgagctgtcaattcaaccacacctgaaaaacaAGTATTGCTCAAAGCATTTATTAATAGCAATGACAATGGAGTGATCTGAGGGGTGTATGTTTTAGTAAAAGTAAGAAAGCAGAATAATAACCAACAACTGCCAACTATCAATTTTCTTGACGAGAGCAAGCAACAGCAGAAAACACAGGCATGTGGATGGATATCGAGATATTGCATGGATGATATCAATTATGTAATAAAGCAATCCAAAAGGTGCAATTTCTAACTCGTGTTCTAAAATTATTATAGTTGATGGTATAACGGCGGAAAAaatttatatgagaccaggtctcacggttaccagatgagacccgccctgatggatgacacgtggcattcacaaatcacaaagcatctaatctcctcccccctgatttcaggtggagggtggggtagatgctttgtgatttgtgaatgNNNNNNNNNNNNNNNNNNNNNNNNNNNNNNNNNNNNNNNNNNNNNNNNCAccaggatgggtctcacctgctaacccgtgagacatggtctcatagaattcttttccgtATAACGGCCTAGGGGCACCTCATGCCACCACTTAGGCCACTACACGAccctagccacttttggagatatgccctagaggcaataaaattgTATTATTAaatttccatattcataattaaaaGTTTATATCCTATGatataattgctatgatcctggaatgtgcgatgcagtggaaaactcatatgcacatgtggaatgataaacggtaaaataaGATTCCTAGCCTCGCCTCTAGGACTAGCACaaatgttgttggtgatcatgttttccggattttaggatatcgttaagtgtaacgatagtcctaaaacaactttTTTGAGAGCATGCCTTTAGAAGAGTGATCGTATTGAATCGATCCAAACTTGTTTGATATACTTAGAGATACAATCGTCAAAATTCAATTGTTATAACATTGAGTGTTAACGTGTgatttagttccttagaccatgagagtattgtaGTCACTTCTTAGTGTACAATGAACTTTGGGGTTGTACCAATGTCATCTGTAACATGGTGATCACAAGACAACTTACAGGTTCACCGAAAAGTTTGACAAGGAAttagatagctcaagagtgggatttgctcctccaatgATGGAGATATATTCTTAAGGCCCTCTTGGTGTGACTACATCCATAATCGTATGGCCAGAAACAGGTGACTATGTCACGGGGATGTCCAAACAAGATGTCGCCTCATGAACTCCtggaacttaaggaggaaatcgacaattcACTTCGCAAGGGTTTCATTCATCCAAGTTCCTCGGCctagggagcaccttctctctctgtcaagaagaaggatggaacgaatcatttggtccaagactaccgaccTATCAATCAAGCAATAATTCAGAACAattatccccttcctcggatcaacgATATGTATGATCAACTTGCTAGTTCCTCGGTATTCTCTAAACTCAACTTCAGGTTGAGTTACCACCAGATCCGGGTGCGTGAAGAGTATATTCAAAAGACCGCATTCGTTactcgctatggttcatacgagtacaccgtcatgtctttcagcttaaccaatgctccagctacattctctcatctgatgaactatatcttcatggaatacctcgacaagttcgtcgtggtctatctggatgatatcctggtgtattccaagaataaagaagaacatgctaaATACTCCCAACATCCATGATCCTAAAATTTAAAATATTTCCACTATTATCCTTATGCATGAATTTGATTATATAATTCAGGAAGTTAGGAACATCTTTGCTTTTATAAGATAGATTTTGAGCATCCTCCTATAGAAGAAATTCTCCATGATAAAGACACTATATGAAGGTTGGAATCTAAAGAGTATTTTgtgtatgatgaaaatcttatgctgAAATTATTAAAACTTTATACCATCATACCTGTAATAAATTTGAATGGATTACTAAGGGGATTCCTGAAGGGTTTAGTAATAAGtggtgaaaggacatgcggtgcccccatgcgtggttttggtaattgctgacaatctctatggactaatggttgccttgagttatatttgaaggatttgtccataagcttttcttggagtccatttgttggtttcaaggagagtttgtgacgaccaaggtgctattcaaggaattacctaaagtttggtcatgtgagaggttgatcaagactaagtcaaagagtgaatcaagttgatcaacacacgaaGTGTAGAAGATGcaccaagagggatcaagtgatcccatggtatggtaagcattgtcaattacactTTGTATACTAACACATGGTAttcatgagagttctttgtggggttaggttgcggggtgtaagttcaagtggagcatcacgaagagataaaATGCTTGAAGctttccatccattgtggtgacaatggacttgtgaagatgttcagaagagtggctcacccatagtggagtatgggggagcaatcaactagtcttcatcaagccaacgcagtcaagaaaggtggtccaacttgagggagtcaagatcatcatcatctagctcaagtggaccgtgtgcaaggcaaaggtttgcccttgatagattttctatttaccggtctcatggtggtagttgggagatcggcttataggatcgattgctgtactatcaaggggggctctcaatgagtagcttgatcgtatcattcatagagagctcaaaccattgcatccttgcatcatatttcttggttcttg encodes:
- the LOC119303945 gene encoding uncharacterized protein LOC119303945; amino-acid sequence: MVTTAGGAGACEGPTVEGGVVGHVAVDIDRSAVTADRQGQVGTGSGCRICQLEDGDLPAESGSGQLVNLGCGCRGEIAAAHRRCAEAWFSVRGNRRCEICGENAANITGWGGGGKEFMRQWHGMASVDGGGSSKARGLCTCRTQSFCNFLLACLIIVLISSWFVHNRMV